The following are encoded together in the Vibrio splendidus genome:
- a CDS encoding OmpA family protein, with product MMKVTYLLLPVLTMTLFACSSQQEEAYIETPEAEQIADLQDDDNDGVVNARDTCPGTPEASQVDNDGCGETIRAEEVRQLKILFAHDSFEVNPIFSDQISTMAEFLETYKSASIEIQGYASKVGSNEYNLDLSKRRANNVQDELLSNGIEPERVRIVGYGEERLENDGDDATSHALNRKVTATVVGLSEQIVEEWTIFTTLEK from the coding sequence ATGATGAAAGTAACGTACTTATTACTTCCCGTATTAACGATGACTTTATTTGCCTGTTCTAGCCAACAGGAAGAGGCTTACATCGAGACACCTGAAGCAGAACAGATTGCAGACCTGCAAGACGACGACAACGATGGTGTGGTAAACGCGCGCGATACCTGCCCAGGAACGCCTGAAGCGTCACAAGTCGACAATGACGGCTGTGGAGAAACGATTCGAGCAGAAGAAGTCAGACAGTTAAAAATACTCTTTGCTCATGACTCATTTGAAGTGAACCCAATATTTTCTGATCAAATCAGCACAATGGCTGAATTCCTTGAGACTTACAAAAGTGCGTCGATTGAAATACAAGGTTACGCGAGTAAAGTGGGTTCCAACGAATACAACTTAGATTTATCAAAAAGACGAGCAAACAATGTTCAAGACGAGTTACTGTCGAATGGTATAGAGCCAGAGCGAGTGAGAATTGTCGGTTATGGTGAAGAACGCCTGGAAAACGATGGTGATGATGCTACTTCGCATGCACTAAACCGTAAGGTAACGGCAACCGTGGTTGGGTTAAGTGAACAAATCGTTGAAGAGTGGACCATTTTTACCACGCTAGAAAAGTAA
- a CDS encoding ABC transporter permease, producing MLWPVVKALLGHYRRYPLQIILVWLGLTLGVSLLVGVTAINQHAKQSYAHGEKLFSNPLPYRIRPKHNANKIPQGFYIQLRREGFQQCSPFDHHRITDENGANFMLIGIDPVSMLQLQPGVALKDLTTLNLMKPPYPILVSDDLAEHMEWNNGDYIPLMDGSELGPIAVDQKNLIDGTRLIADISLLRMLKRSAGLSVIACSDMSTEKFERLKNMLPNGLTISRSSKAELESLTSAFHLNLKAMGMLSFVVGLFIFYQAMSLSFIQRQPLVGILRQTGVSGWQLAKALCLELLLLVVLSWICGNVFGVMLANQLLPAVSSSLGDLYDANVGLTIDWNWRWSGYSLLMALLGAFLACAWPLVRLLRSQPIRLTSRLSLMRFAGTEFTWQALIGCGFLVAAVAVYQAPQTQETGFAIIALMLVSVALFTPFLMWKLFNSLSYSLRWVRARWFFADAASSMSYRGVATMAFMLALTANIGVETMVGSFRDTTDKWLTQRLAADLYIYPTNNGAARMSNWLSEQPEVDSVWWRWEKDVASPVGSIQVVSTGPSEGELEALTIKLGIPNYWYHLHHSKGVLISESMSLKLGIHPGDYIDLYDNLGSGWQVVGVYYDYGNPYHQVMMSHRNWLYGFAGRGNVGLGVILKDDVNSVGLRSRLESVFRLGSERVFDNNNIHSQAMRVFDRTFAIADTLGNITLVIAVFGIFFATVAGEVSRQRHISLQRCLGVSAKELILTGSLQLFVFGLISSLIAIPLGLALASLIVDIVIKQSFGWSLELQVIPWDYLQTFAWAMAALMLAGALPVMRMIRNTPMKSLRDAL from the coding sequence ATGTTATGGCCCGTAGTTAAGGCACTACTCGGTCACTATCGACGCTACCCGCTTCAGATTATTTTGGTATGGCTTGGTTTAACCCTTGGCGTATCACTTTTGGTTGGTGTTACTGCTATCAACCAACACGCCAAGCAAAGCTATGCGCATGGCGAGAAACTCTTTTCGAATCCTCTTCCTTATCGTATTCGACCAAAACACAACGCCAATAAAATCCCGCAAGGTTTTTATATCCAGCTTCGCCGTGAAGGCTTTCAACAGTGTTCTCCTTTTGACCACCATCGTATCACTGATGAAAATGGCGCGAACTTCATGCTTATCGGCATCGACCCTGTGTCTATGCTTCAGCTTCAGCCGGGTGTTGCGTTAAAAGATCTCACTACGTTAAACCTCATGAAGCCGCCATACCCAATCCTTGTGAGTGATGATCTCGCAGAACACATGGAATGGAATAACGGGGATTACATTCCTCTCATGGATGGTTCTGAGCTTGGCCCTATCGCTGTTGATCAAAAAAACCTGATTGATGGTACAAGGCTGATTGCAGATATCTCTTTGCTCAGAATGCTTAAACGCAGTGCTGGGCTGTCTGTGATTGCGTGTTCAGATATGTCGACTGAGAAGTTTGAGCGTCTTAAAAACATGCTGCCTAATGGTTTGACGATCTCTCGCAGCTCTAAAGCTGAGCTTGAGTCGCTGACCAGCGCGTTCCACTTAAATCTAAAAGCGATGGGTATGCTGTCGTTTGTGGTTGGCTTATTCATTTTCTATCAAGCGATGTCGCTGTCGTTTATTCAGCGCCAACCGTTAGTTGGAATCTTAAGACAGACGGGTGTGTCGGGTTGGCAACTGGCTAAAGCGCTTTGTTTAGAGTTACTGTTATTGGTGGTATTGAGCTGGATCTGCGGCAATGTATTCGGTGTCATGTTGGCAAACCAACTGTTACCAGCGGTATCTTCAAGTTTAGGTGACTTATATGACGCCAACGTTGGTTTAACTATCGACTGGAATTGGCGATGGAGCGGTTACAGCTTATTAATGGCATTGCTTGGTGCATTCCTAGCGTGTGCTTGGCCATTGGTTCGTCTGCTTCGTTCACAACCGATCCGTTTGACCTCTCGTTTATCTTTGATGCGCTTTGCTGGTACTGAATTCACTTGGCAGGCTTTGATTGGTTGTGGTTTCTTGGTTGCAGCTGTCGCTGTGTATCAAGCGCCTCAGACTCAAGAAACGGGTTTTGCGATTATCGCGCTGATGCTTGTTAGTGTGGCTCTGTTTACGCCGTTCTTGATGTGGAAGTTATTTAACAGTCTGTCTTATTCATTACGCTGGGTTCGTGCTCGTTGGTTCTTTGCGGATGCCGCTTCAAGCATGAGTTACCGTGGTGTGGCGACAATGGCGTTTATGTTGGCGTTAACCGCGAATATTGGTGTAGAAACCATGGTCGGTAGCTTTAGAGATACCACAGATAAATGGTTAACACAGCGCTTGGCGGCAGATCTTTACATCTACCCAACCAACAATGGTGCTGCTCGTATGAGTAACTGGCTGTCAGAACAACCTGAAGTGGATTCTGTTTGGTGGCGTTGGGAGAAGGATGTTGCATCTCCTGTTGGCAGTATTCAAGTAGTCAGTACTGGGCCTTCTGAAGGTGAGCTAGAAGCGCTGACGATCAAGTTAGGTATTCCTAATTACTGGTATCACTTACATCACTCTAAAGGTGTGTTGATCAGCGAATCGATGTCTCTCAAGTTGGGTATTCACCCAGGTGACTACATTGATCTCTATGACAATCTTGGCTCTGGTTGGCAGGTTGTCGGTGTGTATTACGATTACGGTAACCCTTACCATCAAGTCATGATGTCGCATCGAAACTGGCTGTATGGATTTGCAGGTAGGGGCAATGTGGGCCTTGGCGTAATACTCAAAGATGATGTGAATTCAGTAGGGCTTCGAAGCCGCTTAGAAAGTGTATTCAGGCTTGGCTCGGAGCGTGTTTTCGATAACAACAATATTCACAGTCAAGCAATGCGTGTGTTCGATAGAACGTTCGCGATTGCAGATACATTGGGCAACATCACATTGGTCATTGCAGTCTTCGGTATCTTCTTCGCAACTGTTGCGGGTGAAGTGTCTCGACAAAGGCATATATCTTTACAGCGCTGTTTAGGTGTCTCAGCCAAAGAACTGATTCTGACCGGTAGCTTACAACTGTTTGTGTTCGGGCTTATTTCCTCCTTAATTGCGATTCCGCTCGGCTTAGCGTTGGCTAGTTTGATCGTCGATATCGTGATCAAGCAGTCTTTTGGGTGGTCACTCGAGTTGCAAGTGATTCCCTGGGACTATTTACAGACATTTGCGTGGGCTATGGCAGCATTGATGTTAGCTGGTGCTTTGCCAGTGATGAGAATGATTCGGAACACCCCGATGAAATCACTGAGGGATGCGCTTTAA
- a CDS encoding lipocalin-like domain-containing protein: MRFNMLQRNGSTKFRHRFVSSLLLIGFFGTILGVWVYYSYFADVGEKGVNEVNSVLVSEHFNVFEPVLPDRSVSLPRDFQFHPEFQHEWWHYFASLKGDDGKKYSVQWSFFRIATDERETPGWQSPQVYISNVVISSDSKVWKEQRLARGGIGQAGMTSRPFRIWIDNWNWRALGNTPFPGRLQVKTDTFGLELDTIAKGPYVLNGDNGYQKKHDLLPVASYNFSAPFLSLSGVLNLDGVTKEVEGTAWVHKEWGSGLLGVGQQGWDWFVFNLDDGTALSINRYRHNQQLPYVFGTLATRSGKVYQLTDSDISIKPLQNTTLQNGRRMPLQWIINVPQHNINLTTRIKRRDMWLPFVIPYWEGPIMASGSHEATGFMQLTGY; the protein is encoded by the coding sequence ATGCGCTTTAATATGCTTCAACGAAATGGCTCAACGAAATTCAGACACCGATTTGTCTCCTCTCTATTATTGATCGGTTTCTTTGGCACCATTTTAGGTGTCTGGGTGTACTACTCTTACTTTGCTGATGTTGGCGAGAAAGGCGTGAACGAGGTCAATTCAGTGCTTGTAAGCGAGCACTTTAATGTATTCGAGCCTGTGTTACCTGACCGCAGCGTTTCGTTACCTCGAGACTTCCAATTCCACCCAGAATTTCAACACGAGTGGTGGCATTACTTTGCTTCTCTAAAAGGGGATGATGGCAAAAAGTACTCCGTTCAATGGAGCTTCTTCCGAATAGCGACTGACGAACGCGAGACGCCGGGGTGGCAAAGCCCACAGGTTTATATTTCAAATGTCGTGATCTCTTCTGATTCTAAGGTTTGGAAAGAGCAACGCTTAGCGCGTGGTGGTATTGGCCAAGCGGGAATGACCAGTCGTCCGTTTAGAATTTGGATTGATAACTGGAACTGGCGCGCCCTTGGCAACACACCATTTCCTGGTCGCCTTCAAGTGAAAACGGATACGTTTGGCCTTGAACTCGACACCATTGCAAAAGGGCCCTATGTGCTCAACGGCGATAATGGTTACCAGAAAAAGCACGATTTATTGCCTGTCGCGTCTTATAACTTCAGCGCTCCATTTTTATCCCTAAGCGGTGTATTGAATCTGGACGGCGTTACCAAGGAAGTAGAAGGCACAGCTTGGGTACATAAAGAGTGGGGCAGTGGCTTACTCGGAGTGGGTCAACAAGGCTGGGATTGGTTCGTGTTTAATCTCGATGATGGTACAGCGCTGAGCATTAACCGCTACCGCCATAATCAACAGCTGCCTTATGTTTTTGGAACATTGGCCACTCGTTCGGGCAAGGTGTACCAGTTAACGGACTCCGATATTTCTATCAAGCCTTTACAGAATACGACGCTACAGAATGGTAGAAGAATGCCGCTCCAATGGATTATTAACGTGCCACAGCACAATATTAACCTCACGACACGCATCAAACGCCGAGATATGTGGTTGCCATTTGTCATACCATATTGGGAAGGGCCAATTATGGCGAGCGGAAGCCATGAAGCGACAGGCTTTATGCAATTAACCGGTTACTAA
- the nhaA gene encoding Na+/H+ antiporter NhaA, translating to MTDVIRDFFKMESAGGIILVIAAAIAMFVANSPLNEMYQGVLHSYVLGMSVSHWINDGLMAVFFLLIGLEVKRELLEGALKSKETAIFPAIAAVGGMLAPALIYVLFNSSNPEALQGWAIPAATDIAFALGIMALLGNRVPVSLKVFLLALAIIDDLGVVVIIALFYSGDLSTLALTVGFIATGVLFMLNNKHVTKLSIYLIVGAILWFAVLKSGVHATLAGVVIGFAIPLKGNKGERSPLKHLEHALHPYVAFAILPIFAFANAGISLEGISIANLTGMLPLGIAMGLLVGKPLGIFLFSWGAVKTGVAKLPEGVNFMNIFAVSVLCGIGFTMSIFISSLAFGPTNADFDTLARLGILMGSTTAAILGYFLLSISLPKTKQQEVKL from the coding sequence ATGACCGACGTCATCCGTGACTTCTTTAAAATGGAATCTGCTGGCGGCATCATACTAGTCATCGCTGCGGCGATCGCAATGTTTGTAGCAAACTCACCACTGAACGAAATGTACCAAGGCGTATTGCATAGTTACGTTCTTGGTATGTCTGTGTCTCACTGGATTAACGATGGCTTAATGGCTGTCTTCTTCCTTCTAATCGGCTTAGAAGTTAAGCGCGAACTTTTAGAAGGCGCATTAAAGTCTAAAGAGACAGCAATCTTCCCAGCTATTGCAGCTGTGGGTGGTATGCTAGCTCCTGCACTTATTTACGTGCTATTCAATTCAAGTAACCCTGAGGCGCTTCAGGGCTGGGCTATTCCAGCAGCAACAGATATCGCATTCGCATTGGGTATCATGGCTCTTCTTGGTAACCGAGTACCGGTCAGCTTGAAGGTATTCTTACTAGCATTAGCAATTATCGATGACCTAGGTGTTGTTGTTATCATTGCACTGTTCTACTCAGGCGATCTATCTACGCTTGCACTAACGGTTGGCTTCATCGCAACGGGTGTGCTGTTCATGCTAAACAACAAGCATGTGACTAAGCTGAGTATTTACCTCATTGTCGGTGCAATTCTGTGGTTCGCAGTATTGAAGTCTGGTGTTCATGCAACATTGGCTGGTGTAGTTATTGGTTTTGCTATCCCACTGAAAGGTAATAAAGGGGAGCGTTCTCCACTGAAACACCTAGAGCATGCTCTGCACCCATACGTCGCTTTTGCAATTTTGCCAATCTTCGCATTTGCAAACGCAGGTATCTCACTGGAAGGCATCTCAATTGCAAACCTTACAGGCATGTTACCGCTTGGTATCGCTATGGGTCTATTGGTTGGTAAACCACTGGGTATCTTCCTATTCAGCTGGGGCGCTGTGAAAACCGGCGTAGCTAAACTTCCTGAAGGTGTGAACTTTATGAACATCTTCGCGGTATCCGTGTTGTGTGGTATTGGCTTTACGATGTCTATCTTTATTTCATCACTAGCATTTGGTCCAACGAACGCAGATTTTGATACGCTTGCTCGATTAGGTATCCTGATGGGCTCAACGACTGCAGCTATCTTAGGTTACTTCCTGCTAAGTATTTCTCTACCGAAGACTAAGCAACAAGAAGTAAAGCTATAA